One genomic segment of Ignavibacteriota bacterium includes these proteins:
- a CDS encoding BamA/TamA family outer membrane protein: MIRQPFNKIIFVISFLFSLTIYSQNDLNKISENEIIIIRKINVINENNSDSLIYEKYFQKLVDAQFNPEYLEFEINNVLNFYENNGYPFAEVKIQSVIISSDSNKNKFADIYISIQKGELQKISKVEIEGNIKTNNNVIINELRIASDEKYSQEKIDRIPILLNKLNFFESVETPKYFVDNENNGVLKISIKEKNTNSFDGIIGYVPAQTEIGKGYLTGFVNIILRNLFGTGRGTAIKWQQESSTTQELSLKYLEPWIFNYPFNLNLEFFQRKQDSSYVKRLFGGSLEFLATENISAALILESEFVIPTLTQTTINNIPNSSSLNSGLKVKIDYRDDIFSPTKGLVFGSTYKYRQKKINSLANSELNGNINYHNYELEFGGYYSFFKSQVLSLEIDAKEIIGDYFDASDYFQFGGTNSLRGYRENSFIGNRVIWSNLEYRFLLSQRSFLFAFWDSGYFLQTNNLENSAIRQERFANGYGFGLSLETGLGIMKVSYAIAEGTSLLNGFIHFGLVNDF; the protein is encoded by the coding sequence ATGATTCGCCAACCATTTAATAAAATTATTTTCGTCATTTCGTTTTTATTCTCACTTACAATTTATTCTCAAAATGATTTAAATAAAATTTCAGAAAATGAAATAATTATTATTCGAAAAATTAATGTTATCAATGAGAACAATTCAGACTCACTCATTTACGAAAAATATTTTCAAAAACTTGTTGATGCTCAATTTAATCCGGAGTATTTGGAGTTTGAAATAAATAATGTTTTAAATTTTTATGAAAATAATGGATATCCTTTTGCTGAAGTTAAAATTCAATCAGTTATAATAAGTTCTGATAGTAACAAAAATAAATTTGCAGATATTTATATTTCAATTCAAAAAGGTGAATTGCAAAAAATCAGCAAAGTTGAAATTGAAGGAAATATTAAAACAAATAATAATGTAATTATTAATGAATTAAGAATTGCAAGTGATGAAAAATATTCTCAAGAGAAAATTGATAGAATTCCAATTCTTCTTAATAAGTTAAATTTTTTTGAATCGGTTGAAACTCCAAAATATTTTGTTGATAATGAAAATAATGGAGTTCTTAAAATTTCTATCAAAGAAAAAAATACAAATTCATTTGATGGAATAATTGGTTACGTTCCCGCACAAACTGAAATCGGGAAAGGTTATTTAACTGGTTTTGTAAATATTATTTTAAGAAATTTATTTGGAACCGGTCGCGGAACCGCAATAAAATGGCAGCAAGAAAGTAGCACAACTCAAGAGCTTAGTTTAAAATATTTAGAACCGTGGATTTTTAATTATCCGTTTAATCTTAATTTAGAATTTTTTCAGAGAAAGCAAGACAGCTCTTACGTTAAAAGATTATTTGGCGGAAGTTTGGAATTTCTCGCAACGGAAAATATCAGCGCTGCATTAATTTTAGAAAGTGAATTTGTTATACCCACATTGACTCAAACGACAATAAATAATATTCCGAATTCTTCTTCATTAAACAGCGGATTGAAAGTAAAAATTGATTATCGCGATGATATTTTTTCTCCAACAAAGGGTTTGGTTTTTGGATCAACATATAAATACCGACAAAAAAAAATAAATTCTTTGGCTAATTCTGAATTAAACGGAAATATTAATTATCATAATTATGAGCTTGAGTTCGGCGGATATTATTCATTTTTCAAATCGCAAGTTCTTTCTCTGGAGATTGATGCAAAAGAAATTATTGGTGATTATTTTGATGCAAGTGATTATTTCCAATTTGGCGGAACAAATTCTTTGAGAGGTTACAGAGAAAACTCTTTTATTGGAAATAGAGTAATTTGGTCAAATCTTGAATATAGATTTTTACTTTCGCAAAGAAGTTTTCTTTTTGCATTTTGGGATAGCGGTTATTTTTTGCAGACAAACAATTTAGAAAATTCAGCAATTCGACAAGAAAGATTTGCAAATGGGTACGGATTTGGATTAAGTTTAGAAACCGGTTTGGGAATTATGAAAGTTAGTTATGCAATTGCCGAAGGAACTTCTTTGCTTAATGGATTTATTCATTTCGGCTTAGTAAATGATTTTTAG
- a CDS encoding 1-phosphofructokinase, translating into MVLSITLNPLLERNLFFKDLSQNYRAYKENYSAGGKGINISRQLNFLGIQNHSLTFLGGNKGKIIRSILEKENINFSSINTKSETREASLIFDETNKKLQTYFGVNQIISNEEISQFISKMEKAIINSSIVVFSGSVPSENCSQIIEKGLEFCNQYDKISVLDTYGENLEKLIKLSPTVIHNNADEIKKHLKVKLDSEKDYQNILNDFYKSGINLSFITNGKNSFYTSKADFNYKVENPIVEEINPTGSGDAFLAGIIYGLEKSLIFNDFVKLGSALGALNASTLEVCKVKLENAQKLTSQVTIQEIGKKIKLIDDSPTI; encoded by the coding sequence ATGGTATTATCAATTACATTAAATCCGTTATTAGAAAGAAATTTATTTTTTAAAGATCTTTCGCAAAATTACCGTGCATACAAAGAAAATTATTCTGCCGGCGGAAAAGGAATTAACATTAGTCGCCAACTAAATTTTTTAGGAATTCAAAATCACTCATTAACTTTTCTTGGCGGAAACAAAGGCAAAATAATTAGATCAATTCTTGAAAAAGAAAATATTAATTTCAGCTCAATAAATACAAAATCGGAAACGCGAGAAGCTTCTTTAATTTTTGATGAAACAAATAAAAAACTTCAAACATATTTTGGAGTTAATCAAATAATTTCAAATGAAGAAATTTCTCAATTCATTTCCAAAATGGAAAAAGCAATTATAAATTCTTCAATCGTAGTTTTTTCCGGAAGTGTGCCGAGCGAAAATTGTTCACAAATTATTGAAAAAGGTTTAGAGTTTTGCAATCAATATGATAAAATTTCCGTTCTTGATACTTACGGTGAAAATCTCGAAAAGCTAATAAAATTAAGCCCAACAGTTATTCACAATAATGCTGATGAAATAAAAAAACATCTTAAAGTAAAATTAGATTCCGAAAAAGATTATCAAAATATTTTAAATGATTTTTATAAATCCGGAATAAATTTATCATTTATCACAAACGGAAAAAATTCCTTCTACACGTCGAAAGCTGATTTTAATTATAAAGTAGAAAATCCGATTGTTGAAGAAATAAATCCAACCGGAAGCGGAGATGCATTTTTAGCCGGAATAATTTATGGTTTGGAAAAATCACTAATATTTAATGATTTTGTTAAATTGGGCTCGGCGCTTGGCGCTTTGAATGCTTCAACCTTAGAAGTTTGTAAAGTAAAATTGGAAAATGCACAAAAGTTAACTTCACAAGTTACAATTCAAGAAATAGGAAAAAAAATAAAATTAATTGATGATTCGCCAACCATTTAA
- a CDS encoding GWxTD domain-containing protein, which yields MKTLLILFFCLANIFAQVEYSRKGGTAGQTPKFFIDIANYASQDSGKSKIDVFIKIPYSNIQFIKTNLGYSAKYAVTISLYDVEDENLKLEKQWNEKVNTQNFKQTESNSSFNISYKSLTLVPGEYKFVCKIEDLESRKYHPFEQNIKVREFSKVLDLSDIIIVSEFIETNEGSKIIPNISNMVTSHDSALSFFYELYTNKDGMQNISYNIVDKEGNQLFKNDVVRELKIGKNEIHETLENIKFALGDYQIVVKVNDENHKIIKGIAKKIYSKIFGYPTSIKDLDESIKQMQYIANSDDVSFIEDGENYDEKLKRYLNYWKRLDPSPNTIENETLNEYYRRVEYANDNFDGYFKGWRSDMGMVYITLGPPDQVTRRPYEIDSKPYEIWDYYILNRSFIFVDQTNFGDYRLENPAYGDWFRYRP from the coding sequence ATGAAAACACTTTTAATTTTGTTTTTCTGTTTAGCAAATATTTTTGCTCAAGTTGAATATTCCAGAAAAGGCGGAACTGCGGGACAAACACCAAAATTTTTCATTGATATTGCAAATTATGCAAGTCAAGATTCCGGTAAATCCAAAATTGATGTTTTCATAAAAATTCCATATTCAAATATTCAGTTCATTAAAACCAACTTGGGCTATTCTGCAAAGTACGCAGTTACAATTTCTTTATACGATGTTGAAGATGAAAATTTGAAATTGGAAAAACAATGGAATGAAAAAGTTAACACTCAAAATTTTAAACAGACAGAATCTAACTCAAGTTTTAATATAAGTTATAAATCTTTAACACTTGTACCGGGTGAATATAAGTTTGTATGCAAAATTGAAGATTTGGAATCGCGAAAATATCATCCGTTTGAACAAAATATAAAAGTGAGAGAATTTTCAAAAGTTTTGGATTTAAGCGATATAATAATTGTATCCGAATTTATTGAAACAAACGAAGGTTCAAAAATAATTCCAAATATTTCAAATATGGTAACTTCGCATGATTCTGCACTTTCGTTCTTCTACGAACTTTATACAAATAAAGATGGAATGCAAAATATTTCATATAATATTGTTGATAAAGAAGGAAATCAACTCTTTAAAAATGATGTAGTTCGAGAACTTAAAATTGGCAAAAATGAAATTCATGAAACTCTTGAAAACATAAAATTTGCTTTAGGCGATTACCAAATTGTTGTAAAAGTTAATGATGAAAATCATAAAATTATAAAAGGGATTGCTAAAAAAATCTACTCTAAAATATTTGGATATCCGACATCAATTAAAGATTTAGATGAATCAATAAAACAAATGCAGTACATAGCAAATTCAGATGATGTTTCTTTTATTGAAGATGGTGAAAATTATGATGAAAAATTAAAACGATATTTAAATTATTGGAAGAGATTAGATCCTTCGCCAAATACAATTGAGAATGAAACATTGAATGAATATTACAGAAGAGTTGAATATGCGAACGATAATTTTGACGGATATTTTAAAGGTTGGCGAAGTGATATGGGAATGGTTTATATAACTCTTGGTCCACCGGATCAAGTTACAAGACGACCATATGAAATTGACTCAAAGCCATATGAAATATGGGATTATTACATATTGAATAGAAGTTTTATTTTTGTCGACCAAACAAATTTTGGCGATTACAGATTAGAAAATCCGGCTTACGGAGATTGGTTTAGATACAGACCTTAA
- the rimO gene encoding 30S ribosomal protein S12 methylthiotransferase RimO — translation MSENKNRIEIITLGCSKNIVDSERLANQLIANNFEITNTSENSDSIIINTCGFIDAAKEESINTILEAIELKKQGKIKKVVVAGCLSERFKDELKSEIPDVDVFFGTEDYEGIVKEFGGNLKKELLGERELTTPKHFAYLKISEGCDNPCSFCSIPLMRGLHKSKPIEDLLNEVNSLVKKGVKELIIIGQDTTDYGKDIYGKRNLAELLHKISEINGVEWIKLLYAYPSHFPKDLIDEIAVNPKICKYIDIPLQHISDSVLKSMRRGITKNTTINLLQKLKSKIPNLALRTTFIVGYPNETEIEFDELKKFIQEFKFDKVGVFNYSVEENTPSFILGNPISEELKEERKSEIMEIQKEISYAKNRQKIGKQIKVIIDDIEGEYFIGRTEWDAPEVDGEVLIKSDQKMLKLGEFYFIEIVDCNEYDLYGKLV, via the coding sequence ATGTCAGAAAATAAAAATAGAATAGAAATTATTACTTTAGGCTGTTCAAAAAATATTGTTGATTCGGAACGTTTGGCAAATCAACTTATTGCTAATAATTTTGAAATTACAAACACTTCAGAAAATTCGGATAGCATAATTATAAATACTTGCGGATTTATTGATGCCGCAAAAGAAGAATCTATCAATACAATTCTTGAGGCGATTGAACTAAAGAAACAAGGGAAAATTAAAAAAGTTGTCGTTGCGGGCTGTTTATCGGAGCGATTTAAAGATGAATTAAAATCAGAAATTCCGGATGTAGATGTTTTTTTCGGAACAGAAGATTATGAAGGAATTGTTAAAGAGTTTGGCGGAAATCTTAAAAAAGAATTGTTAGGTGAAAGAGAATTAACAACTCCCAAACATTTTGCTTATTTGAAAATTTCTGAAGGATGTGATAATCCTTGTTCGTTTTGTTCAATTCCATTAATGCGGGGTTTGCACAAATCAAAACCGATTGAAGATTTGTTAAATGAAGTAAATTCGCTGGTTAAAAAAGGTGTAAAAGAATTAATTATAATTGGACAAGATACAACAGATTACGGCAAAGATATTTATGGAAAACGAAATCTTGCGGAACTCTTACACAAAATTTCTGAAATAAATGGAGTTGAATGGATAAAACTTTTATACGCATATCCATCGCATTTTCCGAAAGATCTAATTGATGAAATTGCAGTGAATCCTAAAATTTGTAAATATATTGATATTCCGCTTCAGCATATTTCAGATTCAGTTTTAAAATCAATGCGAAGAGGAATTACAAAAAATACAACAATAAATTTATTACAAAAATTAAAATCGAAAATTCCTAATTTAGCGTTGCGTACTACGTTTATTGTTGGATATCCGAATGAAACTGAAATTGAATTTGACGAATTGAAAAAATTTATACAAGAATTTAAGTTTGATAAAGTTGGAGTTTTTAATTATTCGGTTGAAGAAAATACACCGAGTTTCATTTTAGGAAATCCAATTTCGGAAGAATTAAAAGAAGAAAGAAAATCTGAAATTATGGAAATTCAGAAAGAAATTTCTTATGCAAAAAACAGACAAAAAATTGGAAAGCAAATTAAAGTTATAATTGATGATATTGAAGGTGAATATTTTATAGGCAGAACCGAATGGGATGCGCCGGAAGTTGACGGTGAAGTTTTAATTAAGTCTGATCAAAAAATGTTAAAACTGGGTGAATTTTATTTCATTGAAATTGTTGATTGTAATGAGTATGATTTATATGGAAAATTAGTTTAA
- a CDS encoding T9SS type A sorting domain-containing protein, whose translation MLLRKILFLICLFSFVEIFAQTFPPAIGERENLGLVENDAIDEASGIAASTKNPGVIWTHNDSGDENRIFAFDTTGKNLGEYFLSGVENRDWEDIAVGPGPEASKSYIYIGDIGDNDAQFSLKYIYRFEEPSVSLNQNPIISNISNVEKITFYYQDDPRDAETLMLDPLSNDLYIVSKRNSKVRFYRLPFPQSTTSNIEAEISAEIKLEFDPENEKPFNYLTAGDISPNGTEILLKSYTNIFYWYRYPSKTIAETVSSSQPEILPFENSFDETQCEAICWKPFADMGYYTLSEEKIDYNGTTLNFPASLYYYKRTSEVTRINDLKISNSFSLEQNFPNPFNPTTKIKYALQPKTVISNEVRNLRDFSSQTPRNDNIKISLKVYDFLGSELQTLVNEHKTPGNYEIEFDGSKLSSGIYYYELTYGNFRKVKKMVLLK comes from the coding sequence ATGCTTTTGAGAAAAATATTATTTTTAATTTGCTTATTTAGTTTTGTTGAAATTTTTGCTCAAACTTTCCCACCAGCAATTGGTGAAAGAGAAAATTTAGGTTTAGTAGAAAATGATGCAATTGATGAAGCTTCCGGAATTGCGGCAAGTACAAAAAATCCGGGTGTTATTTGGACGCACAACGATTCGGGAGATGAAAACAGAATTTTTGCATTTGATACAACTGGAAAAAATTTAGGCGAATATTTTCTTTCCGGAGTTGAAAATAGAGATTGGGAAGATATTGCTGTTGGTCCCGGACCAGAAGCTTCAAAATCATATATTTATATTGGTGATATTGGCGATAATGATGCACAATTTTCTCTAAAATATATTTATAGATTTGAAGAACCTTCAGTTTCGTTAAATCAAAATCCGATAATTTCAAACATTAGTAACGTTGAAAAAATTACTTTTTATTATCAGGATGATCCGCGAGATGCCGAAACGTTGATGCTAGATCCGCTCTCGAATGATTTATACATTGTAAGTAAAAGAAATTCTAAAGTCAGATTTTATCGACTTCCATTTCCGCAATCAACAACATCAAATATTGAGGCAGAAATTTCCGCAGAAATTAAATTAGAGTTTGATCCGGAAAATGAAAAACCGTTTAACTATCTAACCGCCGGAGATATTTCTCCCAATGGAACTGAAATTCTATTAAAATCTTACACAAATATTTTTTATTGGTATAGATATCCTTCAAAGACAATTGCAGAAACTGTAAGTTCTTCTCAGCCGGAAATCCTTCCATTTGAGAATTCTTTTGATGAAACTCAATGCGAAGCAATTTGCTGGAAACCCTTTGCCGATATGGGTTATTACACTTTGAGTGAAGAAAAAATTGATTATAACGGAACTACTTTAAATTTTCCGGCAAGTTTATATTATTACAAAAGAACTTCTGAAGTTACTCGTATAAATGATTTGAAAATATCCAATTCATTTTCGCTTGAACAAAATTTTCCAAATCCGTTTAATCCAACCACAAAAATTAAATATGCGTTGCAACCAAAAACTGTCATTTCGAACGAAGTGAGAAATCTCAGAGATTTCTCGTCGCAAACTCCTCGAAATGACAATATAAAAATTTCTTTAAAAGTATATGATTTTCTTGGAAGTGAATTGCAAACTTTAGTTAACGAACATAAAACTCCAGGAAATTATGAAATTGAATTTGACGGATCAAAACTATCAAGCGGAATTTATTATTATGAACTTACTTATGGAAATTTTAGAAAAGTAAAAAAAATGGTTCTACTCAAATAA
- a CDS encoding M48 family metallopeptidase, which translates to MKSKILLIVLLAFSIFTNSCSTVPVTGRNQLNIIPASQLMSMSFQQYDDFLKTNKLSNDTKNIALIKKIGSKIQKAVEQYFTEQKMADQLDGYSWEFNLVESDQVNAWCMPGGKVVFYTGILPVCQDEAGIATVMGHEIAHAIAEHGGERMSQSLLVELGGMGLQVALQNEPQLTQQLAMTAFGIGAQVGVLLPFSRLHESEADHLGLIFMAMAGYNPNEAVSFWQRMAAQGGGTPPEFLSTHPSNDTRISDLKKLIPKAMQYYKN; encoded by the coding sequence ATGAAAAGTAAAATTTTATTAATTGTTTTGTTAGCCTTTTCAATATTTACGAATTCATGTAGTACGGTTCCGGTTACGGGAAGAAATCAGTTAAATATAATTCCGGCATCGCAATTAATGTCAATGAGTTTTCAGCAATATGATGATTTTTTGAAAACAAATAAATTAAGTAATGATACAAAAAATATTGCGCTCATAAAAAAAATCGGTTCAAAAATTCAAAAAGCGGTTGAACAATATTTTACAGAACAAAAAATGGCAGATCAACTTGATGGATATTCTTGGGAATTTAATTTAGTTGAAAGTGATCAAGTAAATGCTTGGTGTATGCCCGGTGGAAAAGTGGTTTTCTATACCGGTATTTTACCAGTCTGCCAAGATGAAGCGGGAATTGCAACGGTTATGGGACACGAAATTGCTCATGCAATTGCAGAACACGGAGGCGAAAGAATGAGTCAATCACTATTAGTTGAATTAGGCGGAATGGGTTTACAAGTTGCTTTACAGAATGAACCTCAATTAACTCAGCAATTAGCAATGACAGCTTTTGGAATTGGTGCTCAAGTTGGAGTTTTATTGCCGTTCAGCAGACTGCACGAAAGCGAAGCAGATCATTTGGGATTAATTTTTATGGCAATGGCTGGTTACAATCCAAATGAAGCAGTTAGCTTTTGGCAGAGAATGGCGGCACAAGGCGGGGGTACTCCTCCAGAATTTTTAAGCACTCATCCATCAAATGATACAAGAATTAGCGATCTGAAAAAATTAATTCCTAAAGCAATGCAGTATTACAAGAATTAG
- a CDS encoding phosphatidate cytidylyltransferase has product MALGNTSVRILVSVVAIPLILAACFYGRIPFLIFVLGIGLISFWEFSELVKKKNIYPNLVLGFLSVAIFVINKYYDFMQVEIIILISAILILLNELFRNKSSAILNISATFLGILYLGMFSASILGIREFYNFSELLYDEGGYLIISILASIWICDSAAFFIGSAFGKHKLFPRVSPNKSWEGAIAGFVFSIFAMIAAKALVLGSLTLLDSIIIGIIVGFIGQLGDLVESLFKRDAGVKDSSNLIPGHGGIFDRFDSLLLTAPTVYVYLVLFVKN; this is encoded by the coding sequence TTGGCTTTAGGAAATACTTCTGTTAGAATTTTAGTTTCGGTTGTTGCAATTCCATTAATTCTTGCTGCTTGTTTTTATGGAAGAATTCCTTTTTTAATTTTTGTTTTGGGAATCGGACTAATTTCATTTTGGGAATTTTCAGAATTAGTTAAGAAAAAAAATATTTATCCAAATTTAGTTTTAGGATTTTTATCAGTTGCAATTTTTGTAATAAATAAATATTACGATTTCATGCAAGTTGAAATTATAATTTTAATTTCAGCAATTTTAATTTTGCTCAATGAACTTTTTAGAAATAAATCTTCTGCAATTTTAAACATAAGCGCAACTTTTTTAGGAATTTTATATTTAGGAATGTTTTCCGCATCAATTTTAGGAATTAGAGAATTCTATAATTTTTCAGAATTATTATATGATGAAGGCGGATATTTAATAATTTCAATTTTAGCATCAATTTGGATTTGTGATTCCGCAGCATTTTTTATTGGTTCCGCCTTTGGAAAACACAAATTATTTCCAAGAGTTAGTCCAAACAAAAGCTGGGAAGGCGCAATTGCGGGTTTTGTATTTTCCATTTTTGCAATGATTGCCGCAAAAGCTTTGGTTTTAGGCAGCTTAACATTGTTAGATTCAATAATTATTGGAATTATTGTTGGATTTATTGGTCAACTTGGTGATTTGGTTGAAAGCTTATTTAAAAGAGATGCCGGAGTGAAAGATTCATCAAATTTAATTCCCGGTCACGGAGGAATTTTTGATAGATTCGATTCACTTTTATTAACCGCACCAACGGTTTATGTTTATCTGGTTTTATTTGTCAAGAACTAA
- a CDS encoding DUF2007 domain-containing protein translates to MICPNCEIEYVEGIKVCVECGTELITNESFELNLINYDDWEIVFTTSDTIEAEMIKANLEGAGIESIILSQQDKSFPSPGDLSIVKILVKKEDLVDAKEIISDINKEE, encoded by the coding sequence ATGATTTGTCCAAATTGTGAAATTGAATATGTTGAAGGAATTAAAGTTTGTGTTGAATGCGGAACGGAATTAATTACAAATGAAAGTTTTGAACTCAATTTAATTAATTATGATGATTGGGAAATTGTGTTTACAACTTCGGATACAATTGAAGCTGAAATGATAAAAGCCAATCTGGAAGGCGCCGGAATTGAATCAATAATTTTATCTCAGCAAGATAAAAGTTTTCCTTCGCCGGGAGATTTATCAATTGTAAAAATTTTGGTAAAGAAAGAAGATTTGGTTGATGCAAAAGAGATTATTTCTGATATTAACAAGGAAGAATAA
- a CDS encoding CPBP family intramembrane metalloprotease: MNNNNIDTQNQPENNPNQFQNVPTMSPTKAAVLGLIAVFFIFQFGGGLLALGIFGFDIKNADMNLMRLLTIGSQILFILFPAILFSKLVFIDVTSIVRFRMPNPKEVGIFVLGLVIIMPLLQEYLHVQNYLINEIAKSNSLVEGIKNFFDELDKLVEESYLQLLTGNNVFEIILIIITVSVTPAICEEFFFRGFVQKSFEYKLKPLTSIFITSFFFGIYHFNPYGLVPLVLLGMYFGFSVYLSNSIIVPIILHFLNNFISIIAFFVFGEEELMQSNFVDAEGINTHILIFVLLLILFSAFVFFLKKNYNKIVNNEEVQNDLSKL; this comes from the coding sequence ATGAATAATAACAATATTGATACTCAAAATCAGCCGGAAAATAATCCAAATCAATTTCAAAATGTACCGACAATGTCTCCCACTAAAGCGGCAGTTTTAGGTTTAATAGCTGTCTTTTTTATTTTTCAATTTGGCGGCGGACTTTTAGCATTAGGTATTTTTGGGTTTGATATTAAAAATGCAGATATGAATTTGATGCGTTTGTTAACAATCGGCTCTCAAATTTTATTTATACTTTTTCCCGCAATACTTTTCAGTAAATTAGTTTTTATAGATGTAACTTCCATCGTTCGTTTCAGAATGCCGAATCCAAAAGAAGTGGGAATTTTTGTATTGGGATTGGTAATAATTATGCCGCTTCTTCAAGAATATCTTCACGTTCAAAATTATTTGATAAACGAAATTGCAAAATCTAATTCTTTAGTTGAAGGAATAAAAAATTTCTTTGATGAACTTGATAAACTTGTCGAAGAATCATATTTGCAATTGCTAACCGGAAATAATGTTTTTGAAATAATTTTAATAATAATTACAGTTTCCGTAACTCCGGCAATTTGCGAGGAATTTTTCTTTCGGGGTTTTGTTCAAAAAAGTTTTGAATATAAACTTAAACCGTTAACATCAATTTTTATAACAAGTTTCTTTTTCGGAATATATCATTTCAATCCATACGGTTTAGTTCCGCTGGTTTTGCTCGGAATGTATTTTGGTTTTTCAGTTTATTTAAGCAATTCCATTATTGTTCCAATCATACTTCATTTTCTAAATAATTTTATTTCAATAATTGCATTTTTTGTTTTTGGCGAAGAAGAATTAATGCAGTCAAATTTTGTTGATGCGGAAGGAATTAATACTCACATTTTAATATTTGTTCTCTTGCTAATCTTATTTTCGGCATTTGTGTTTTTCCTAAAGAAAAATTATAATAAGATTGTAAATAACGAAGAGGTGCAAAATGATTTGTCCAAATTGTGA